The following proteins are co-located in the Escherichia fergusonii ATCC 35469 genome:
- the acpP gene encoding acyl carrier protein, protein MSTIEERVKKIIGEQLGVKQEEVTNNASFVEDLGADSLDTVELVMALEEEFDTEIPDEEAEKITTVQAAIDYINGHQA, encoded by the coding sequence ATGAGCACTATCGAAGAACGCGTTAAGAAAATTATCGGCGAGCAGCTGGGCGTTAAGCAGGAAGAAGTGACCAACAATGCTTCTTTCGTTGAAGACCTGGGCGCGGATTCTCTTGACACCGTTGAGCTGGTAATGGCTCTGGAAGAAGAGTTTGATACTGAGATTCCGGACGAAGAAGCTGAGAAAATCACCACCGTTCAGGCTGCCATTGATTATATCAACGGCCACCAGGCGTAA